One cyanobiont of Ornithocercus magnificus DNA segment encodes these proteins:
- a CDS encoding protein translocase subunit SecA: MLKLLLGDPNARKLRRYQPIVSDINLLEEDVARLSDEELRALTADLRQRLDNAGDLEKQRFLLDELLPDAFAIVREASQRVLGMRHFDVQLIGGMVLHEGQIAEMKTGEGKTLVATLPSFLNALTGRGVHVVTVNDYLARRDAEWMGQVHRFLGLSVGLIQQDMSPAERRRNYACNITYATNSELGFDYLRDNMASDIREVVQRQFQYCVVDEVDSILIDEARTPLIISGQVERPQEKYQKAAEVASILKRSAKLGKDGIDPEGDYEVDEKQRSCTLTDEGFAKVECLIGVEDLYDPKDPWAHYITNALKAKELFTRDVNYIVREAEAVIVDEFTGRVMPGRRWSDGQHQAIEAKERLAIQPETQTLASITYQNFFLLYPRLAGMTGTAKTEEVEFEKTYKLETTVIPTHRQRARQDWTDQVYKTESAKWRAVASETAEIHKQGRPVLVGTTSVEKSELLSTLLTEQDIPHNLLNAKPENVEREAEIIAQAGRSGAVTIATNMAGRGTDIILGGNSDYMARLKLREVLLPRLAQSEEGCHPAISLQRNTKGGNGFGESGISATASPCTHSSRITRTIGSLYPCPLTEGTNQALDQLCQELVDKWGDRTLSSIELEDRIAAAAEQAPTDDPQITSLRQAIVRVRAEFNEVVKQEELQVRELGGLHVIGTERHESRRVDNQLRGRAGRQGDPGSTRFFLSLGDNLLRIFGGDRVAALMNAFRVEEDMPIESTMLTRSLEGAQKKVETYYYDIRKQVFEYDEVMNNQRRAVYSERRRVLEGRELKRQVIDYGEQTMNEIIEAYINPDLPPEEWYLGQLTDKVKEFIYLLQDLTPEQLRGLSIEELKAFLQEQLRNAYDIKESQIDQQRPGLMREAERFFILQQIDTLWREHLQAMDALRESVGLRGYGQKDPLIEYKNEGYDMFLEMMTNMRRNVIYSMFMFQPVPTSQTAIA; encoded by the coding sequence ATGCTCAAGCTGCTGTTGGGTGATCCCAATGCCCGCAAGCTGAGGCGCTATCAGCCGATCGTCTCTGATATCAACCTCCTCGAGGAGGATGTTGCTCGACTCAGCGATGAAGAGTTGCGCGCGCTCACAGCTGATCTCCGCCAGCGTCTTGATAACGCTGGTGATCTTGAAAAGCAGCGTTTCTTGCTCGATGAGCTATTGCCTGATGCCTTTGCCATAGTGCGTGAGGCTAGTCAGCGTGTGCTGGGTATGCGTCACTTTGATGTGCAATTGATTGGTGGCATGGTGCTACACGAGGGGCAAATTGCCGAGATGAAAACCGGTGAAGGCAAGACCCTGGTAGCCACTCTGCCCAGCTTTCTAAACGCACTCACTGGCCGTGGTGTGCATGTGGTAACCGTAAACGACTACCTAGCTCGCCGAGATGCCGAGTGGATGGGTCAAGTACATCGGTTTCTTGGCCTTAGTGTTGGTCTCATTCAACAGGATATGAGCCCAGCTGAGCGACGCCGCAACTATGCCTGCAACATCACTTATGCGACCAATTCGGAGTTGGGCTTCGACTACCTCCGAGATAATATGGCATCAGACATTAGAGAGGTGGTGCAGCGGCAGTTTCAGTACTGCGTTGTTGATGAGGTCGACTCAATCCTGATTGATGAAGCACGAACACCACTAATTATCTCAGGCCAAGTAGAGCGACCTCAGGAAAAGTACCAGAAAGCTGCTGAAGTAGCTAGCATACTCAAACGTTCAGCTAAATTGGGAAAAGATGGCATTGATCCTGAAGGTGATTATGAGGTAGATGAGAAACAGCGAAGCTGTACACTCACCGATGAAGGTTTTGCTAAAGTTGAATGTCTAATAGGTGTCGAAGATCTTTACGATCCAAAAGATCCTTGGGCCCACTATATTACTAACGCACTTAAGGCAAAAGAACTTTTTACTCGAGATGTTAACTATATTGTTCGTGAGGCTGAAGCAGTAATTGTTGATGAATTTACTGGTCGTGTAATGCCAGGCCGCCGCTGGAGCGATGGTCAACACCAAGCTATTGAAGCCAAAGAACGATTGGCGATCCAGCCAGAGACCCAGACCCTAGCATCTATCACCTACCAGAACTTTTTCCTGCTCTACCCTCGCTTAGCTGGAATGACTGGTACTGCCAAAACTGAGGAAGTCGAATTTGAGAAAACCTACAAGCTTGAGACAACTGTGATCCCAACCCACAGGCAGCGCGCACGCCAGGATTGGACTGACCAAGTATACAAGACCGAGTCTGCCAAGTGGCGAGCGGTCGCTAGTGAAACTGCTGAAATTCATAAGCAGGGCCGACCGGTCTTAGTAGGGACTACCAGTGTTGAGAAGAGCGAGCTGCTCAGTACGCTCTTAACTGAACAAGATATCCCTCACAACTTACTTAATGCAAAGCCAGAGAATGTCGAGCGTGAAGCAGAAATTATTGCTCAAGCCGGCCGCTCTGGCGCCGTCACTATTGCAACTAACATGGCTGGCCGCGGCACTGATATTATCCTTGGTGGTAACAGCGATTATATGGCCCGCTTGAAGTTGCGTGAGGTATTATTGCCTCGATTAGCACAGTCTGAGGAAGGGTGTCATCCGGCCATATCTTTACAACGAAATACTAAAGGTGGCAACGGTTTTGGGGAGTCTGGAATTTCTGCTACTGCAAGTCCTTGCACACATTCTTCCAGAATAACCCGCACTATCGGCAGCCTTTATCCATGCCCTCTTACCGAGGGCACTAATCAAGCGTTAGACCAACTATGCCAAGAATTAGTCGATAAATGGGGTGATAGAACTTTAAGTTCAATCGAGTTAGAGGACCGAATTGCCGCTGCTGCTGAACAAGCTCCTACCGATGATCCCCAGATTACTTCACTGCGTCAGGCAATTGTCCGCGTCCGGGCTGAATTTAACGAAGTTGTAAAACAGGAAGAGCTACAAGTACGTGAGTTAGGTGGGCTACATGTAATTGGCACGGAGCGCCACGAGTCACGTCGGGTAGATAATCAACTACGTGGCCGTGCTGGTCGTCAGGGGGATCCAGGCAGCACCCGCTTTTTCCTCTCTCTTGGCGATAATCTACTACGCATCTTTGGTGGCGATCGGGTTGCAGCGCTTATGAATGCGTTTCGCGTTGAAGAAGATATGCCAATCGAATCTACTATGCTCACGCGCTCTCTCGAAGGCGCGCAGAAAAAAGTAGAAACTTACTACTACGACATTCGTAAGCAAGTATTTGAATATGATGAGGTGATGAATAACCAACGTCGGGCAGTTTATAGCGAGCGTCGTCGTGTCCTCGAAGGCCGTGAACTTAAAAGACAGGTAATTGACTATGGTGAGCAAACGATGAATGAAATTATTGAGGCATACATCAACCCAGATCTACCACCTGAAGAGTGGTATCTTGGCCAGCTAACAGACAAAGTAAAAGAGTTCATCTACTTACTGCAGGACCTTACTCCTGAGCAGCTGCGAGGCCTCTCGATAGAAGAGCTTAAAGCTTTTCTGCAAGAGCAGCTGCGTAACGCCTACGACATTAAAGAGAGTCAAATTGATCAGCAGCGGCCAGGATTAATGCGTGAGGCAGAGCGTTTCTTTATCCTCCAGCAAATAGACACTCTCTGGCGTGAGCATCTTCAAGCTATGGACGCTCTGCGTGAGTCTGTTGGTTTGCGTGGTTATGGACAGAAGGATCCTCTAATTGAATACAAGAATGAAGGCTATGACATGTTTCTGGAGATGATGACAAACATGCGCCGTAATGTCATCTACTCTATGTTTATGTTCCAGCCAGTACCAACATCACAAACTGCTATAGCATAA
- a CDS encoding glycosyltransferase family 2 protein — protein MRLSILVISRTPGFLSAMLGSLSTATRLSGREVEILCSWNGSQCDEATINNYSGYEILIAQRDRYHFATNMNSLAEKASGELLLLINDDVILDPSSLDIAITCLESHIKTGLVAGRLRDGEGSLTHAGILFDSRCSPYHQLSHAISAEHSVVTGKSRVVPAATGALMLLRREDFQATRFSTHYHVCGEDVELCLDLRQHLDLEIRYCPGFSGRHDSEGTRSQIQEQQGNSEDLSKIRQRYRRFLREASRLQLQHELEASVVEAEALRSLERHRQQEGEQISNLLVLLKQHKSQNILSPELQYWRQQSHALQLERLRLEHDLQHTHQLLQACQCLNRSRGLNLDDSPIINRP, from the coding sequence ATGCGCTTATCAATTCTGGTCATCTCTCGAACACCAGGCTTCCTTAGTGCTATGTTAGGCAGTCTATCAACTGCCACCAGGCTATCGGGACGAGAGGTTGAAATACTCTGTTCTTGGAACGGTAGTCAGTGTGATGAAGCAACTATCAATAATTATTCTGGATACGAGATCTTAATAGCCCAGCGAGACCGCTATCACTTCGCTACTAACATGAACTCATTAGCAGAGAAGGCTAGTGGTGAGTTGTTGTTACTAATTAATGATGATGTGATACTTGATCCTAGCAGTCTTGATATAGCAATCACCTGTCTTGAGAGTCATATAAAAACTGGACTTGTAGCTGGACGACTGCGTGATGGCGAGGGATCTCTAACGCATGCAGGCATACTGTTTGACAGTCGTTGCTCTCCCTATCACCAGCTTAGCCACGCCATATCTGCTGAGCATAGTGTTGTGACTGGAAAAAGCCGTGTTGTGCCTGCTGCAACTGGCGCACTGATGCTGCTCCGGCGTGAGGATTTTCAAGCCACACGCTTCAGCACACATTACCATGTCTGTGGCGAGGATGTGGAATTGTGTCTAGACCTACGTCAGCATCTCGATCTTGAGATAAGATATTGTCCAGGCTTTAGTGGTCGTCATGACTCTGAAGGTACACGCTCACAAATTCAAGAACAACAAGGCAATAGTGAAGACCTAAGTAAAATACGCCAGCGATATCGGCGATTTCTCAGGGAGGCTAGTCGTCTGCAATTGCAACATGAGCTAGAGGCGAGCGTTGTAGAGGCGGAAGCTCTACGATCTCTTGAGAGACATCGGCAACAAGAAGGTGAACAGATTAGTAACTTGCTAGTTCTTTTAAAGCAACACAAGTCACAAAATATTCTCAGCCCAGAGTTACAGTATTGGCGCCAGCAGAGCCATGCTTTGCAACTAGAACGTTTACGTCTAGAGCACGATTTGCAGCACACGCATCAGTTGTTGCAAGCTTGCCAGTGCTTAAACAGATCAAGAGGCCTGAATCTGGATGACAGCCCAATCATTAATCGGCCGTAA
- a CDS encoding glycosyl transferase group 1: MTAQSLIGRKVLITAYDLEQSEHRGIAVYTKALIRCLAQAGARVWLLTEFALNDRRLRDLPQSTRLMIQSAHVLSRLADSQRQKPSTLLERKFELARKIRCWSRRAILVSEIARRPRYYRQKDLCKIRLDQLHDNPYPRLERLNYLKYIEGIVCAPELFFATQLAAMLKHQQPVEIDLSGFDMLLTSCPLNLWPRHISTFVQTVHDLIPLEIADYEDPFMFSNRLQACLPARRLFVSQTTAIKYFRHIKQLECKRSHSFVHSIEHREVVVVQPPSLQFPDWLTANPKQVSDLRPVSYLLRQDTIGSMPEDALTANYMKQKSCEKLQPFCYLLFNSSVEPRKNLVFLAQAYAESDLNSLGIQLCVTGKLKGDDYSHAVQEIVARESGILLTGYIDETTKLDLYLNSLCLLSPSLVEGFGIPVLDAACLGMTAIVSDCDSHREIQALHDFRDNVITLNMLHRQDWIMAMQAVVSLNSFLWRNPAEERRRRISRYRMLAQSFSDQLQDDLQKLLS; this comes from the coding sequence ATGACAGCCCAATCATTAATCGGCCGTAAGGTTCTAATAACTGCTTATGATTTAGAGCAGAGCGAACATCGCGGTATAGCTGTTTACACTAAGGCACTAATCCGCTGCTTGGCACAGGCTGGTGCAAGGGTCTGGCTATTGACAGAGTTTGCACTCAATGATCGGAGACTAAGAGATCTACCACAATCAACTCGTTTGATGATCCAGAGTGCGCATGTATTAAGTAGACTAGCTGATAGCCAAAGGCAAAAACCATCAACGCTACTGGAGCGCAAGTTTGAACTTGCTAGGAAAATTCGTTGTTGGAGCCGACGCGCAATTCTAGTTAGTGAGATAGCCAGGCGGCCACGCTATTACCGACAAAAAGACTTGTGCAAGATCCGTCTTGATCAACTGCATGACAATCCTTATCCCCGGCTCGAACGTCTAAACTATCTTAAGTATATTGAAGGTATTGTCTGCGCTCCAGAACTATTTTTTGCCACACAGTTGGCAGCTATGCTAAAGCATCAGCAACCAGTAGAGATTGATCTTAGTGGCTTTGATATGTTGCTCACTAGTTGTCCATTGAATCTTTGGCCACGACACATATCCACATTTGTTCAAACTGTACATGACTTAATACCTCTCGAGATCGCAGACTACGAAGACCCTTTTATGTTTAGCAACAGACTTCAGGCTTGTCTACCAGCGCGACGTTTGTTCGTCTCCCAGACAACAGCGATTAAGTACTTCCGTCATATTAAGCAACTAGAGTGCAAACGCTCGCATAGCTTTGTCCATAGCATCGAGCACCGGGAAGTTGTGGTTGTGCAACCACCATCATTACAGTTTCCTGACTGGCTGACAGCAAACCCTAAGCAAGTGAGTGACCTAAGACCTGTAAGTTACTTACTGCGGCAAGACACAATTGGCTCTATGCCTGAGGATGCACTAACAGCCAATTACATGAAGCAGAAGTCTTGCGAAAAGCTCCAGCCTTTCTGCTATCTGCTGTTTAACTCATCGGTAGAGCCCCGCAAAAACTTAGTCTTTCTTGCCCAGGCCTATGCTGAGTCCGATCTTAACAGCCTTGGTATTCAGCTTTGTGTTACTGGAAAGCTTAAGGGTGACGACTATAGTCATGCAGTCCAAGAGATTGTTGCACGTGAGTCTGGCATTCTACTCACTGGCTATATTGACGAGACTACTAAGCTAGATCTCTACTTGAATTCCCTATGCTTGCTAAGCCCTTCATTAGTAGAGGGTTTTGGCATTCCTGTGCTTGATGCTGCCTGTCTAGGAATGACTGCGATTGTCAGTGACTGTGATTCTCATCGTGAGATTCAAGCCCTACATGATTTCCGGGATAATGTGATTACACTCAACATGCTACATAGACAAGACTGGATTATGGCGATGCAAGCAGTCGTTAGCCTTAACAGTTTCCTCTGGAGAAACCCTGCTGAGGAGCGAAGGCGACGTATTAGCCGCTACAGGATGCTTGCTCAGAGCTTTTCTGACCAGCTACAAGACGATCTTCAAAAGCTGCTTAGTTGA
- a CDS encoding phosphate ABC transporter permease, with amino-acid sequence MIVNFPKQIDSVSYTLWEAWHTRRVWWFTATARTRARFARTFLGSFWLGLSNLLSITALAFVYGTVFRVEDFNTYVVYLGIGLVVWNSIGAAIGSAPNLFEHNQVHVHNTNLNPIFYTLEEWAFQLQTFGQSFLLVLLALSYFQHNLLANLIFYGWFPLINLFLFLFWLPVLVCLLGARYRDFYQLVPIALQLVFLLSPILYKKKNLGNLGWTANLNPLYHMLRPIRHTLMTGEVQWIVNLCLLGINILGIWLAVRLLNQERPNLPFLI; translated from the coding sequence ATGATTGTCAACTTCCCAAAACAAATCGACTCTGTTAGCTATACATTGTGGGAGGCCTGGCACACACGCCGTGTATGGTGGTTTACAGCTACAGCTCGCACTCGAGCTCGCTTCGCGCGGACCTTTCTTGGAAGCTTCTGGCTTGGCCTTTCAAACTTGCTTTCAATCACTGCATTAGCATTCGTCTATGGAACAGTATTTAGAGTAGAGGACTTTAATACTTATGTAGTATATCTCGGTATTGGTCTAGTGGTTTGGAACAGTATTGGTGCAGCAATCGGATCAGCACCTAACTTATTCGAGCATAACCAGGTACATGTACACAACACTAACCTTAACCCAATTTTCTACACACTTGAGGAATGGGCTTTTCAACTGCAAACTTTCGGCCAGTCTTTTCTACTCGTTCTACTAGCCCTCAGTTATTTTCAGCATAACCTCCTTGCTAACTTGATTTTCTATGGCTGGTTTCCCCTAATAAACTTGTTCCTATTCTTATTTTGGCTTCCTGTTCTAGTCTGCTTGCTTGGAGCACGCTACCGTGACTTTTATCAGTTAGTGCCGATTGCTTTGCAGTTAGTCTTCCTACTATCACCAATCCTTTATAAGAAAAAGAACCTTGGTAATTTGGGCTGGACTGCTAACCTTAACCCTCTCTACCATATGCTCAGACCTATACGTCACACGTTGATGACAGGCGAGGTGCAGTGGATAGTTAACTTGTGTCTGTTAGGTATCAACATCTTAGGAATTTGGCTTGCAGTCCGCCTGCTCAACCAAGAACGCCCCAACCTACCATTTCTAATTTAA